A window of Aurantibacillus circumpalustris genomic DNA:
AATAATCATCTTTGTTGTATTCGGGATCTTTGTAATAAGGGTTTGCATCATCTTTAGCCTTTTGAGCAGCGCGTTCCTCTTCCTCCTTCTGTAGAGCCAGAGCTTCACTTTTAGCTTTTTCTTTCGCTCGTTCTTCTGCTGCTAATTTTTCCTTCTGTTTCTCTTCCGCAGGAACAACGTATACATCATCCATGTTGTTAGTAGAAAGTTGTGAAGTTTTACAGGAACTAAGAAAGGTTGCCGCTATTGCTGTTAGGATCAGAATTTTTTTCATAGCAAATCTTTTAAAGATTAATTGAGCGGAGATTTTAAGTAAATTTACGCAATTGTACCCCCGTTTCATTGAATTTTACAAATTTTATGGTTTGTGATTTTTCTAAATCGAATCAGGTACTATTTTTCTATATTTATAGCCTATTATGAGCAAAGTTATTACAACAAAAGAACAAGATTACAGTAAATGGTACAACGATATAGTAGTGGAGGCGAATCTTGCAGATCACAGTGCTGTTAGGGGTTGTATGGTAATTAAACCACATGGCTATGCTATCTGGGAAAAAATGCAAGCTGCCCTCGATAAAATGTTTAAAGATACAGGCCACGTAAACGCATACTTTCCTTTATTTATCCCTAAAAGTTTATTCGAAGCAGAAGAAAAAAATGCTGAAGGTTTTGCAAAAGAATGCGCAGTTGTTACGCATTACCGTTTGAAAACTGACCCAAATGATAAAACAAAATTAATAGTAGATCCTGAAGCAAAATTAGAAGAAGAATTAATTGTGCGTCCTACAAGCGAAGCCATCATTTGGAGCACTTACAAAGGTTGGATTGAAAGTTATAGAGATCTTCCTTTATTAATTAATCAATGGGCCAATGTCGTGCGCTGGGAAATGCGTACGCGTTTGTTTCTTCGTACAACAGAATTTTTATGGCAAGAAGGCCATACTGCTCATGCTACAAAAGAAGAAGCTGTTGAAGAAACAAAAAAAATGTTGGAAGTCTACGCTGACTTTGTTGAAAATTGGATGGCAGTGCCAGTTGTGAAAGGTGTAAAAACAGCGAATGAACGTTTTGCCGGTGCTGAAGATACGTATTGCATTGAAGCCTTGATGCAAGATGGTAAAGCTCTGCAAGCAGGAACTTCGCATTTCTTAGGTCAAAATTTCGCAAAAGCGTTTGATGTAAAGTTTGCAACGAAAGAAGGTAAACAAGAATTTGTGTGGGCTACAAGTTGGGGAGTCAGTACGCGTTTAATGGGTGCCTTAATTATGAGTCACAGTGACAATAACGGTTTAGTTATTCCTCCTAAATTAGCGCCAACACAGGTAGTAATTGTTCCAATCTATAAAGGCGATGAAGGTTTGAAAAAAGTGAGTGAAGTTGCCAACGCCATTAAATTAAAACTTGAACAAAAAAATATTTCAGTTAAATACGACGATAGAGATTCGCAACGTCCAGGTTGGAAATTTGCTGAATACGAATTAAAAGGCATTCCGGTTCGAATTACAGTTGGAGAACGTGATATGGCAAACGGTACCATTGAAGTTGCTCGAAGAGATTTATTAAGTAAAGAGGTTATTAAAATTGAAGATGCAGATGTTTACATTTCTAAATTGTTAGACGACATGCAAACCAACTTGTTTAATAAAGCCAAAGAACGTACAGCTAACATGACACATAAAGTTGAAAGTTATGATGAATTTAAAAAAGTGTTGGATGAAAAAACAGGATTTGTTTTAGCTCATTGGGATGGAACACCTGAAACAGAAGAGAAAATAAAAGACGAAACAAAAGCAACCATTCGTTGTATTCCGTTAAACAATCCAATGGAAGATGGCAAATGCATTTACAGTGGAAAACCAAGCACGCAAAGAGTTTTATTTGCTCGCGCGTATTAAAAAAATAAAATATGAGCACACCAAGCGAAAATCAAAAAGAAACCATCATATCCTTA
This region includes:
- the proS gene encoding proline--tRNA ligase, which codes for MSKVITTKEQDYSKWYNDIVVEANLADHSAVRGCMVIKPHGYAIWEKMQAALDKMFKDTGHVNAYFPLFIPKSLFEAEEKNAEGFAKECAVVTHYRLKTDPNDKTKLIVDPEAKLEEELIVRPTSEAIIWSTYKGWIESYRDLPLLINQWANVVRWEMRTRLFLRTTEFLWQEGHTAHATKEEAVEETKKMLEVYADFVENWMAVPVVKGVKTANERFAGAEDTYCIEALMQDGKALQAGTSHFLGQNFAKAFDVKFATKEGKQEFVWATSWGVSTRLMGALIMSHSDNNGLVIPPKLAPTQVVIVPIYKGDEGLKKVSEVANAIKLKLEQKNISVKYDDRDSQRPGWKFAEYELKGIPVRITVGERDMANGTIEVARRDLLSKEVIKIEDADVYISKLLDDMQTNLFNKAKERTANMTHKVESYDEFKKVLDEKTGFVLAHWDGTPETEEKIKDETKATIRCIPLNNPMEDGKCIYSGKPSTQRVLFARAY